The following are encoded together in the Silurus meridionalis isolate SWU-2019-XX chromosome 2, ASM1480568v1, whole genome shotgun sequence genome:
- the plaua gene encoding plasminogen activator, urokinase a produces the protein MWLLITLLMTSSMHEIATSSKGKHFPWQNNVIKPIKEVKEFDCLAEGSNGNEYRGTVSKTSGGHRCLQWDRIQHIGFADFSHGLGSHNFCRNPDNRSGPWCWIRGYDRKVREFCTIPKCDTKPTTPTQDTEMTCGERTPKQTSRIYKIIGGSKASIESQPWLAAIFKNNVFLCGGTLIAPCWIVTATHCFPPDKRTRKEQYSVYLGKDATNQTDLSKEQKFEVTKIVLHQNYNFESDDFNHDIALLQIVDSKGQCARKTESVRTACLPPAHHMPPYGSFCHIAGYGHEKNDKIPDTFRYSLNMKQAQVQIISPTVCERKDYYGNRVTENQFCAASPKWTEDACKGDSGGPLLCEDGGRMFLFGIISWGEKCALESKPGVYTKVTNYNKWIEKHTGLNRIAQGIMYPQKD, from the exons ATGTGGTTGCTGATCACATTATTAATGACGTCTTCAATGCATGAAATTGCTACG TCATCCAAAGGAAAACATTTTCCGTGGCAGAACAATGTTATCAAACCAATAAAAGAGGTCAAAGAATTTG ATTGCCTTGCTGAGGGCAGTAATGGGAATGAATATAGAGGTACAGTCTCTAAAACATCAGGGGGACACAGATGTCTTCAATGGGATCGAATTCAGCATATAGGCTTTGCAGATTTTTCTCATGGACTTGGATCACACAATTTCTGCAG AAATCCAGATAACAGAAGTGGGCCATGGTGTTGGATTAGGGGATACGACCGAAAAGTTCGCGAATTTTGTACAATTCCAAAGTGTGATACAAAACCAA CCACCCCGACTCAGGACACAG AAATGACATGTGGTGAAAGGACCCCGAAGCAGACTTCGCGGATTTATAAAATTATTGGTGGATCAAAGGCTTCAATAGAGTCCCAGCCTTGGCTGGCAGCTATCTTTAAAAATAACGTGTTTCTTTGTGGAGGCACACTCATCGCACCCTGCTGGATCGTCACCGCAACACACTGCTTCCCACCTGA caaaagaacaagaaaagagCAATATTCTGTCTATCTGGGAAAGGATGCAACCAATCAAACTGATCTGAGCAAAGAGCAGAAGTTTGAAGTTACCAAAATAGTGCTTCATCAGAATTATAACTTTGAATCAGATGATTTTAACCATGATATAG CTCTGTTGCAGATTGTAGACAGCAAAGGACAATGTGCTCGGAAGACGGAATCAGTAAGGACAGCATGTCTTCCCCCAGCTCACCACATGCCACCCTATGGATCCTTCTGCCACATTGCAGGCTATGGCCATGAGAAGAATG ATAAAATTCCTGACACCTTCAGATATTCCCTCAACATGAAGCAGGCTCAGGTTCAGATTATCTCCCCAACAGTCTGCGAGAGGAAGGACTACTATGGAAACAGGGTAACTGAAAACCAGTTCTGTGCAGCCAGTCCCAAGTGGACCGAGGATGCTTGTAAG GGAGACTCAGGAGGTCCTCTATTGTGTGAAGATGGTGGCCGGATGTTTCTCTTTGGAATCATCAGCTGGGGAGAGAAATGTGCCCTTGAGTCTAAACCAGGTGTCTACACAAAGGTCACCAACTACAACAAATGGATTGAAAAACATACAGGCCTGAACAGAATTGCCCAAGGCATTATGTACCCACAGAAAGATTAG